The DNA window TTCGGCGTGATCGCCGCCATCTGCGCCCTGGTTGCGTGTGTGATCGCCCTGCGGCTCAGGGTACGCATTCCGCCAGCACAGAAGGCTGCGGTGTGACACCGACTTTTTCGACCTACATTCTTCGAGGTTTTTCATGACTACACAACACAACATCAAGCGCGGCGTCTCGCTGTATAGCTATCAGTACGAGACTTTCCTGCGCAAGATGACGCTCGACGACTGCATCGCCCACGCCGCCGGCCTGGGGGCGAAGGGCATCGAAGTGGTGAGCGAACAATCGTTCACCGGCTTCCCTAACGTGCCGCCGGAGCAGATCGCGGGATGGTTTGCTTCGCTGGAGCGCCACGGCGCCTACGCCCAGTGCCACGACATGTTCCTGGACGTGAAGCTGTACAAGGACCGCAAGCTTAATGTCGACGAAATGGTGGCCTCGCTCAAGCGCGACCTGCGCTTCGCGCACGCCATCGGCTGCAAAAACGTGCGCGTGATCGTCAACACGCCCCCCGAGGTGGTGGTGGCCTGCGTGCCGCTGGCCGAGGAACTGGACGTGCGCATGGGGATCGAGGTGCATTCGCCGTTCCACTTCGATCATCCATGGATCCTGCGCTACACCGAACTGACGCGCGCCACCGGCTCCAACCACGTCGGCTATGTGCCGGACATGGGCATGTATATCAAACACTACCCGCCGGTCTTCCGCGACCGCTTCCTGCGCCTGGGCGCCACGCCCAAGGTGGTCGATTTCATCCTCGAGGCGCACGCGGCGCGGGTCCTGCCCGACTATGTGCTGATGGACGTGCGCAAGCTGGGGGCCAATTCGGTCGACCTGCAAATGGCCGAGTCGCTGCGCCACAACATCTGGAGCAATCCGCGCCGCCTTTTGGAGTTCATGCCGTGGATCTTCAACATCCACGCCAAGTTCTACGAGATCGACGACAACGGCAAGGAGCCGTCGATCCCCTACGACGAGATCATAGCGGTGCTGATCGAGGGCGGCTACACCGGCCACCTGTCGAGCGAATACGAGGGCCAGCGCCATATCGAGGATGCCTTCGAGGTCGATGGCCGCGAACAAGTGCGCCGTCAGCAGGAAATGTTCAAGCGCCTGTTGGGCGAAGTTTAAGGAGACCGACCATGTACGATCAACACATCATCTATCCGGGCAGCGTGCGCAATACCGCCGAGGGCTGGCAATTGGGCGCGCGCCTGCCATACTATCGCGGCCAGATCCTGTCGGCGGTGGAGGATATCGCGCTCACCGTCGACGGCGTCAAGGTGCCGCGCGAGAACGTGCGCTTCA is part of the Oxalobacteraceae bacterium OTU3CAMAD1 genome and encodes:
- a CDS encoding sugar phosphate isomerase/epimerase, translated to MTTQHNIKRGVSLYSYQYETFLRKMTLDDCIAHAAGLGAKGIEVVSEQSFTGFPNVPPEQIAGWFASLERHGAYAQCHDMFLDVKLYKDRKLNVDEMVASLKRDLRFAHAIGCKNVRVIVNTPPEVVVACVPLAEELDVRMGIEVHSPFHFDHPWILRYTELTRATGSNHVGYVPDMGMYIKHYPPVFRDRFLRLGATPKVVDFILEAHAARVLPDYVLMDVRKLGANSVDLQMAESLRHNIWSNPRRLLEFMPWIFNIHAKFYEIDDNGKEPSIPYDEIIAVLIEGGYTGHLSSEYEGQRHIEDAFEVDGREQVRRQQEMFKRLLGEV